The Tamandua tetradactyla isolate mTamTet1 chromosome 8, mTamTet1.pri, whole genome shotgun sequence genome includes a window with the following:
- the FANCF gene encoding Fanconi anemia group F protein, protein METLLQHLDRFAEVLAVSRTASVSSWDPKIVRRALQWARYLRHVHRRFRCHDRIRTALERRLQDLWRLEGGPGPGPVSGLTNFQSLGRCDLLLSLRLLENRALGHAACHYLVQQLFPGPGHPDANQETLQDSLACLTRRRSAVHMLLLSGYRENPALQEDSLMKTQAELLLERLREVGKGEAEDPGKFLSLLWERLPHNNFLKVVAVALLLPPSSPQPRGEEFELGRPHTPGDGVQELAHWLLEKSDIMAAFCRILPARLVASVAGRHPALCRVYLSLLTDWGRHLHYDLQKGVWVGADSQNVPWEELYDKFQSLCQAPPPLKDEVLTVLKSCKAQDGDFEVPGISIWTDLLLALGRGV, encoded by the coding sequence ATGGAGACGCTCCTGCAGCACCTGGACCGCTTCGCCGAGGTTCTGGCGGTCTCCCGCACGGCCAGCGTTAGCAGCTGGGACCCTAAGATTGTGCGTCGGGCCCTCCAGTGGGCTCGCTATCTGCGCCACGTCCACCGGCGCTTTCGCTGCCATGACCGCATTCGTACGGCTCTGGAGCGGCGACTGCAGGACCTGTGGAGGCTGGAGGGCGGTCCTGGGCCCGGTCCTGTCTCCGGGCTGACGAACTTCCAGTCCCTGGGGCGCTGTGACCTCCTGCTGTCTCTGCGCCTGCTGGAGAACCGGGCCCTCGGGCATGCCGCCTGTCACTACCTGGTGCAGCAGCTTTTTCCGGGCCCCGGCCACCCGGACGCCAACCAAGAGACGCTCCAAGACAGCCTGGCCTGCCTCACCCGCCGCCGTTCTGCCGTCCACATGCTGCTCCTCAGCGGCTACAGAGAGAACCCGGCCCTTCAGGAGGACTCGCTGATGAAGACCCAGGCGGAGCTGCTGCTGGAGCGCCTGCGGGAGGTGGGGAAGGGCGAGGCGGAGGACCCCGGCAAGTTTCTCAGCCTCCTGTGGGAGCGCTTGCCTCACAACAACTTCCTGAAGGTGGTAGCGGTCGCGCTGTTGCTGCCGCCGTCGTCTCCCCAGCCCCGGGGAGAGGAGTTTGAACTGGGCAGACCCCACACACCCGGAGACGGGGTTCAGGAGCTTGCCCACTGGCTTCTGGAGAAGTCGGACATCATGGCTGCCTTCTGCCGCATCCTCCCTGCCAGGCTTGTGGCTTCAGTGGCGGGCCGCCACCCGGCACTCTGTCGGGTCTACTTGAGTCTGCTAACCGACTGGGGTCGGCATCTGCACTATGACCTACAGAAAGGCGTGTGGGTTGGAGCCGACTCCCAGAACGTGCCCTGGGAGGAGTTGTATGACAAGTTTCAAAGCCTCTGCCAGGCCCCTCCACCTCTGAAAGATGAAGTCTTGACTGTGCTGAAGTCCTGTAAAGCTCAGGATGGAGATTTCGAAGTCCCTGGTATTAGCATCTGGACAGACCTGTTGTTAGCACTTGGGCGTGGTGTATGA